In Halopelagius inordinatus, a single genomic region encodes these proteins:
- a CDS encoding DUF63 family protein yields MAILPDGFALPPPTYLALLFVAGSVVGREAYQRRPAVTPHRILAFAPWMVLGSALHVLFVLDALPGVVRPLAGTPAVYVSVAILGVATWVASDAVSSAGAASAGADDSAARILGGVGTALALAASAAVLLAGASDGTLSPSVPVIGLVASAAVAAVAWAVLVRAHPPAAVTGVVGGLAVFGHSLDAVSTAVGVDLLGFGERTPLSRFIIEFAHGLPTDPYLGGGWLFVLVKLAVVCGVVALFADYVREEPTEGFLLLGFVAAVGLGPGAHNLLLFTVAG; encoded by the coding sequence ATGGCGATACTTCCGGACGGATTCGCGCTTCCGCCGCCGACGTACCTCGCTCTCCTCTTCGTGGCGGGCAGCGTCGTCGGACGCGAGGCGTACCAGAGACGCCCGGCGGTGACGCCCCACCGCATCCTCGCGTTCGCGCCGTGGATGGTTCTGGGCTCGGCCCTCCACGTCCTGTTCGTCCTCGACGCCCTCCCCGGCGTCGTCCGCCCCCTCGCGGGGACGCCCGCGGTGTACGTCTCGGTGGCCATCCTCGGCGTCGCGACGTGGGTCGCTTCCGACGCCGTCTCGTCGGCGGGCGCGGCGTCGGCGGGCGCGGACGACTCCGCCGCCCGCATCCTCGGAGGCGTCGGTACGGCTCTCGCTCTCGCGGCTTCCGCGGCGGTTCTCCTCGCCGGCGCGTCCGACGGGACGCTGTCGCCCTCGGTTCCCGTCATCGGCCTCGTCGCTTCGGCCGCCGTCGCCGCCGTCGCGTGGGCGGTTCTCGTTCGCGCGCACCCCCCCGCGGCGGTCACGGGCGTCGTCGGCGGACTCGCCGTCTTCGGTCACAGCCTCGACGCCGTCTCGACGGCCGTCGGAGTGGACCTGCTCGGCTTCGGCGAGCGAACGCCGCTCTCTCGGTTCATCATCGAGTTCGCTCACGGACTGCCGACCGACCCCTACCTCGGCGGCGGGTGGCTTTTCGTCCTCGTCAAACTCGCCGTCGTCTGCGGCGTCGTCGCCCTGTTCGCCGACTACGTCCGCGAGGAACCGACCGAGGGCTTTCTGCTCCTCGGGTTCGTGGCGGCGGTCGGACTCGGCCCGGGCGCGCACAATCTGCTTCTCTTCACCGTCGCTGGATAA
- the deoC gene encoding deoxyribose-phosphate aldolase has product MDRTEFAARIDHTVLGPQTTLDDVKRVLDDAEEQGMNACIPPCYVAEAAEYAPDVTLATVVGFPHGQHSTAAKHEEAADAWRSGADELDVVINVGRLKAGDDDAVAEDIAEVVAAVPIPVKVIIETALLTDAEKRRACEAAVDADADFVKTSTGFADGGATVEDVELMAEYLPVKASGGVGSYEEAMAMFEAGAERIGASSGVELVAGHPDS; this is encoded by the coding sequence ATGGACCGAACGGAGTTCGCCGCCCGCATAGACCACACGGTACTCGGCCCGCAGACGACGCTCGACGACGTGAAACGGGTGTTAGACGACGCCGAAGAGCAGGGGATGAACGCCTGCATCCCGCCGTGTTACGTCGCCGAGGCCGCCGAGTACGCGCCGGACGTGACGCTCGCGACCGTCGTGGGCTTCCCGCACGGCCAGCACTCGACGGCCGCGAAACACGAGGAGGCCGCCGACGCGTGGCGGTCGGGCGCCGACGAACTCGACGTGGTCATCAACGTCGGGCGACTGAAAGCCGGCGACGACGACGCCGTCGCCGAGGACATCGCGGAAGTCGTCGCGGCCGTCCCGATTCCGGTGAAGGTCATAATCGAGACGGCTCTCCTGACCGACGCGGAGAAACGCCGCGCCTGCGAGGCGGCCGTCGATGCCGACGCCGACTTCGTGAAGACCTCCACCGGGTTCGCCGATGGGGGCGCGACGGTCGAAGACGTGGAACTGATGGCCGAGTATCTCCCGGTGAAGGCGAGTGGCGGCGTCGGTTCCTACGAGGAGGCGATGGCGATGTTCGAGGCGGGAGCCGAACGCATCGGCGCGTCCTCGGGCGTCGAACTCGTCGCCGGGCATCCCGACTCCTGA
- a CDS encoding S24/S26 family peptidase, translated as MDDTPGPDLPIYVRDFLQTVAAVVLVGLLLFGATGVWPPMVAVESPSMEPHMTKGDLVVVTDAERFAGPAADEYGVVTSDASEGYSRFAEPGDVVVYDAPGNRGSPIIHRARFRVSDGENWYDRADPNHVPAGVDSCAELVNCPAPHDGYITLGDNNEMYDQVSGIASGPVRAEWVVAKAQIRVPYLGYIRLLLAGKA; from the coding sequence ATGGACGACACGCCCGGTCCCGACCTCCCCATCTACGTCCGCGACTTCCTCCAGACGGTCGCCGCGGTGGTTCTCGTCGGTCTCTTGCTGTTCGGTGCGACCGGCGTCTGGCCGCCGATGGTCGCAGTCGAGAGTCCGAGCATGGAACCGCACATGACGAAAGGTGACCTCGTCGTGGTGACGGACGCCGAACGGTTCGCCGGTCCCGCCGCAGACGAGTACGGCGTCGTCACGTCCGACGCCTCGGAGGGATACAGTCGGTTCGCGGAACCGGGCGACGTCGTCGTCTACGACGCCCCCGGAAATCGGGGGTCGCCGATAATCCACCGGGCGCGCTTTCGGGTGTCCGACGGCGAAAACTGGTACGACAGGGCCGACCCGAACCACGTCCCGGCCGGAGTCGACAGTTGCGCGGAACTCGTGAACTGTCCGGCACCGCACGACGGTTACATCACGTTGGGCGACAACAACGAGATGTACGACCAAGTCAGCGGTATCGCCTCCGGTCCCGTCCGCGCGGAGTGGGTCGTCGCGAAAGCGCAGATTCGCGTGCCGTATCTCGGTTACATCCGCCTCTTGCTGGCGGGGAAGGCCTGA
- a CDS encoding PQQ-binding-like beta-propeller repeat protein, with amino-acid sequence MPSHTSRRRFLAAVGAAATASLAGCVDSADELDGDLGDGAPVPDDATTDWPLPHFDAQATSYNPNPVGPTEKPTARWNVEGGWPTGRIAVVGDTAYVPLAESLRALDTASGEERWRVGERTDTDTNYGSPQFTSPAVVDDTVYVGTADRRGLLALDAETGEERWRWVPGDRTDVRTPAVPADDGVAVGTDDGLVAVLDFETGDPIWTFEVFGEVSKLAFPFNSLYVGTTGGEVYNLYDGRGLWRRKLGGSIEALAVQGSNGVYAGTFGGGVYRLSGGAHTGRTRWRAEDGPTAHGALALADGIVVGTDLARARGLDHRTGEVRWEIAGDFGAPPAASGSVAYLGGEDGVVAANLDGGVGVGDARFGAKRWSVSVEGTPTTGVSVADGALFFATQGDKNAESRIYAME; translated from the coding sequence ATGCCCTCCCACACGTCCAGACGCCGCTTCCTCGCGGCCGTCGGCGCGGCGGCCACCGCCTCTCTCGCCGGGTGCGTCGATAGCGCCGACGAACTCGACGGCGACTTGGGCGACGGCGCACCCGTCCCCGACGACGCGACGACCGATTGGCCCCTCCCCCACTTCGACGCGCAAGCGACGAGTTACAACCCGAACCCCGTCGGTCCGACGGAGAAACCGACCGCCCGGTGGAACGTGGAAGGCGGGTGGCCCACCGGCCGCATCGCCGTCGTCGGCGACACGGCGTACGTCCCTCTCGCGGAGAGCCTTCGCGCTCTCGACACCGCCTCCGGCGAGGAACGCTGGCGCGTGGGGGAGCGAACGGACACCGACACCAACTACGGGTCTCCGCAGTTCACCTCGCCCGCCGTGGTGGACGACACCGTCTACGTCGGGACGGCGGACCGACGCGGCCTTCTGGCTCTCGACGCCGAGACGGGCGAGGAGCGCTGGCGGTGGGTGCCGGGAGACAGAACGGACGTTCGCACGCCGGCCGTTCCGGCCGACGACGGCGTCGCCGTCGGAACCGACGATGGACTCGTCGCCGTTTTGGACTTCGAGACGGGAGACCCCATCTGGACGTTCGAGGTGTTCGGCGAGGTGTCGAAACTCGCGTTCCCGTTCAACTCGCTGTACGTCGGGACGACGGGCGGCGAGGTGTACAACCTCTACGACGGCCGCGGTCTGTGGCGGCGGAAACTCGGCGGGTCGATAGAGGCACTCGCCGTCCAAGGGTCGAACGGCGTCTACGCGGGGACGTTCGGCGGCGGCGTCTACCGCCTCTCGGGCGGCGCGCACACCGGACGGACGCGGTGGCGCGCCGAGGACGGCCCCACGGCGCACGGCGCACTCGCACTCGCGGACGGCATCGTCGTCGGGACGGACCTCGCGCGGGCGCGAGGACTCGACCACCGGACCGGCGAGGTGCGCTGGGAGATAGCGGGCGACTTCGGCGCGCCGCCCGCCGCCTCGGGGTCGGTGGCGTACCTCGGGGGCGAGGACGGCGTCGTCGCGGCGAACCTCGACGGCGGGGTCGGCGTCGGCGACGCTCGATTCGGCGCGAAGCGGTGGTCGGTCTCCGTTGAGGGAACGCCGACGACCGGCGTGAGCGTCGCCGACGGCGCGCTTTTCTTCGCCACGCAGGGCGACAAAAACGCCGAGTCGCGTATCTACGCGATGGAGTGA
- a CDS encoding nucleoside phosphorylase, with amino-acid sequence MAKQPHLLVSEGDVNDIALVPGDPGRVDRIAGQCEDVEEVSANREYKIVNATYEGVPLTICSTGIGCPSAAIAIEELSRVGVDTVIRVGTIGALQSDIEIGDMIVATGAAKEEGTSKRYESAVYPAVPDYEVLTSLVDSAEENDEDVHVGPIVSDDAFYNESDDYVEDWEDANLLAIEMEAATVFALARRKGMRAGAICTVDGNLVEGTQKGADGEEELPEKAKNNVERAISLTLDAVTTLA; translated from the coding sequence ATGGCAAAACAGCCCCACCTACTCGTGTCGGAGGGAGACGTAAACGACATCGCACTCGTCCCGGGCGACCCCGGACGCGTGGACCGAATCGCCGGGCAGTGCGAGGATGTCGAAGAGGTGTCGGCCAACCGCGAGTACAAGATAGTCAACGCGACGTACGAGGGCGTTCCGCTCACCATCTGTTCGACGGGTATCGGCTGTCCGTCCGCCGCCATCGCCATCGAGGAACTGTCGCGCGTCGGCGTCGATACCGTGATTCGCGTCGGTACCATCGGCGCACTCCAAAGCGACATCGAAATCGGCGACATGATAGTCGCCACCGGCGCGGCGAAAGAGGAGGGCACCTCGAAGCGCTACGAATCGGCGGTCTACCCCGCGGTCCCGGACTACGAGGTGCTCACCTCTCTTGTCGATTCGGCCGAGGAAAACGACGAGGACGTCCACGTCGGCCCCATCGTCTCGGACGACGCGTTCTACAACGAATCCGACGACTACGTCGAAGACTGGGAGGACGCGAACTTGCTCGCCATCGAGATGGAGGCCGCGACGGTGTTCGCTCTCGCCCGACGAAAAGGGATGCGCGCCGGGGCCATCTGCACCGTCGACGGCAACCTCGTCGAGGGGACGCAGAAGGGCGCGGACGGAGAGGAGGAACTTCCCGAGAAGGCGAAGAACAACGTCGAGCGCGCGATTTCGCTCACCCTCGACGCGGTGACGACGCTCGCGTAG
- a CDS encoding GNAT family N-acetyltransferase, whose amino-acid sequence MDDAYELVRKLPDAETFCELREAAGMSPRSVEGARAGLPNTVFGVSVRRDGETVGMARIVGDRGTVYQIADMAVRPAHQGRGLGTAMMDELVAYLDREAPPNAYVNLFADVDGFYERWGFEPTAPASRGMYRRTD is encoded by the coding sequence ATGGACGACGCCTACGAACTAGTCCGTAAACTACCCGACGCGGAGACGTTCTGCGAACTCCGCGAGGCGGCCGGGATGTCCCCGCGGAGCGTCGAGGGCGCGCGGGCGGGCCTTCCGAACACCGTCTTCGGAGTCAGCGTCCGCCGCGACGGCGAGACGGTGGGGATGGCCCGCATCGTCGGAGACAGAGGAACGGTCTACCAGATTGCGGACATGGCGGTTCGACCGGCTCACCAAGGCCGGGGTCTCGGCACCGCGATGATGGACGAACTCGTGGCGTATCTCGACCGCGAAGCGCCGCCGAACGCCTACGTGAACCTCTTTGCCGACGTGGACGGCTTCTACGAGCGGTGGGGGTTCGAACCGACCGCGCCCGCGTCCCGCGGGATGTATCGTCGGACCGATTGA
- a CDS encoding tRNA (N(6)-L-threonylcarbamoyladenosine(37)-C(2))-methylthiotransferase, protein MARYHIETYGCTSNRGESRAIESALRDAGHYRVDAPEEADVAIMNTCTVVEKTERNMLRRAKELEAETADLIITGCMALAQGEEFREEEVDAQILHWDDVPTAVTNGECPTPGPGVEPVLDGVVGILPIARGCMSNCSYCITKFATGRVDSPSVTENVEKARALVHAGAKEIRITGQDTGVYGWDDGDRKLPELLDRICSEIDGDFRVRLGMANPGGIHGIHEELAAVFDEHENLYNFIHLPVQSGSDTVLEEMRRQHRVEKFVEIVETFDRELEYWTLSTDFIVGFPTETDDDHAQSMALFREVRPEKVNITRFSKRPGTDAAEMKGLGGTLKKERSKEMSELKMDIVAEAYEEMVGETHRVMAVEEGTGDSVKCRDEAYRQIIVQNASDHGVEPGDFLSVEVTSHQTVYAFGTPV, encoded by the coding sequence ATGGCCCGATATCACATCGAGACGTACGGCTGTACCTCGAACCGCGGCGAGAGCCGCGCCATCGAGAGCGCGCTTCGCGACGCGGGGCACTACCGCGTCGACGCGCCCGAGGAAGCCGACGTCGCCATCATGAACACCTGTACGGTCGTGGAGAAGACGGAGCGGAACATGCTCCGCCGGGCCAAAGAACTGGAGGCGGAGACGGCGGACCTCATCATCACCGGCTGTATGGCGCTGGCGCAAGGCGAGGAGTTCCGCGAGGAGGAGGTGGACGCCCAGATTCTCCACTGGGACGACGTCCCCACCGCCGTCACGAACGGCGAGTGTCCGACGCCCGGCCCCGGCGTCGAACCCGTCTTAGACGGCGTCGTCGGCATCCTCCCCATCGCTCGGGGCTGTATGTCGAACTGCTCGTACTGCATCACGAAGTTCGCCACCGGCCGCGTCGACTCGCCGTCGGTCACGGAGAACGTCGAGAAGGCTCGCGCACTCGTCCACGCCGGAGCGAAGGAGATTCGAATCACCGGCCAAGACACCGGCGTCTACGGCTGGGACGACGGCGACCGGAAGCTTCCGGAACTGCTCGACCGAATCTGTTCCGAGATAGACGGCGACTTCCGCGTCCGCCTCGGCATGGCGAACCCCGGCGGAATTCACGGTATCCACGAGGAACTCGCGGCGGTGTTCGACGAACACGAGAACCTGTACAACTTCATCCACCTGCCCGTCCAGTCGGGGTCCGATACGGTGCTAGAGGAGATGCGCCGCCAACACCGCGTCGAGAAGTTCGTCGAGATAGTCGAGACGTTCGACCGGGAGTTGGAGTACTGGACGCTCTCTACGGACTTCATCGTCGGGTTCCCGACCGAGACGGACGACGACCACGCCCAGAGCATGGCTCTGTTCAGGGAAGTCCGCCCCGAGAAGGTGAACATCACCCGGTTCTCGAAGCGCCCCGGCACCGACGCCGCCGAGATGAAGGGCCTCGGCGGCACTCTCAAAAAGGAACGCTCGAAGGAGATGTCCGAGTTGAAGATGGATATCGTCGCCGAGGCGTACGAGGAGATGGTCGGCGAGACGCACCGCGTGATGGCCGTCGAGGAGGGTACCGGCGACTCCGTGAAGTGCCGCGACGAAGCCTACAGACAGATCATCGTCCAGAACGCCTCCGACCACGGCGTCGAACCCGGCGACTTCTTGAGCGTCGAGGTGACGAGTCACCAGACGGTCTACGCGTTCGGAACGCCGGTCTGA
- a CDS encoding universal stress protein: MNPLRSLLAWISAALSRFRRVERREASEFRRWLQNTNNLLHLIVAVLVPLLIAFVTYLSNALSTFSFLLFPPLAAGTFTLFSDPEGRYSKPGKFVAGLTLGALCGLAAFEFAELFSGPAGDAFVRPESAGLAVFLTALVTWAADVEAPSAFSTALLTLVAGQVDPVAYVVSIFLSSSIVAVVFVVWRSRFYEQRARYLYETVRGDDHVLVPMRGETAAQTALFGAHLAAAHEAGKVVLLDVVPPERVSSGPEASPEGEELDAAGPSGEETPRSRETDEAIERLESCASEIRTHVGVPCEVVVASGEPVPTTLETAENANCDLVVTPYEEDRGTLSNYVGGVFGGRLDAVAFKSATETRRWRRILVLVARPGDTAHAMIDFATRLAGRSGIVSVTTCIAKEVERRAAESRLANLVETAEGPIETRVSRSDVSSFVRANASGYDLLVIGSSHERSAASRFVSPPTFRRIHEADCDVAVFNRGNP; this comes from the coding sequence ATGAACCCGCTTCGGAGCCTCCTCGCGTGGATTTCGGCCGCTCTCTCCCGATTCCGTCGGGTCGAGCGACGAGAGGCTTCGGAGTTCCGCCGGTGGCTACAGAACACGAACAACCTGCTTCACCTCATCGTCGCGGTCCTCGTTCCCCTCCTCATCGCGTTCGTCACCTACCTCTCGAACGCTCTCTCGACGTTCTCGTTTCTGCTCTTCCCGCCGCTTGCGGCCGGGACGTTCACGCTGTTTTCGGACCCCGAGGGCCGGTACTCGAAACCGGGGAAGTTCGTGGCCGGACTGACGCTCGGAGCGCTCTGCGGACTCGCGGCGTTCGAGTTCGCGGAACTTTTCTCCGGTCCGGCGGGAGACGCGTTCGTCCGCCCCGAGAGCGCCGGACTCGCCGTCTTCTTGACCGCGTTGGTGACGTGGGCTGCGGACGTCGAAGCGCCCTCCGCGTTCTCGACTGCGCTCTTGACGCTCGTCGCCGGACAGGTCGACCCCGTAGCCTACGTGGTGAGTATCTTCCTGTCGTCCAGCATCGTCGCCGTCGTCTTCGTCGTCTGGCGGTCGCGGTTCTACGAACAGCGCGCACGGTACCTCTACGAGACGGTCCGCGGCGACGACCACGTCCTCGTCCCGATGCGCGGCGAGACGGCCGCCCAGACGGCGCTTTTCGGCGCTCACCTCGCGGCCGCCCACGAGGCCGGAAAGGTCGTCCTCCTCGACGTCGTCCCGCCGGAACGGGTCTCTTCGGGCCCCGAGGCGAGTCCCGAGGGAGAGGAGTTAGACGCCGCTGGACCGTCCGGCGAGGAGACGCCTCGTTCGCGCGAGACGGACGAGGCGATAGAGCGACTGGAGTCGTGCGCCTCGGAGATACGAACCCACGTCGGCGTCCCCTGCGAAGTCGTCGTCGCGTCGGGAGAGCCGGTTCCGACGACGCTCGAAACCGCCGAGAACGCGAACTGTGACCTCGTCGTGACGCCGTACGAGGAGGACCGCGGGACGCTCTCGAACTACGTCGGCGGCGTCTTCGGCGGCCGGTTGGACGCCGTCGCGTTCAAGTCCGCGACCGAGACGCGGCGCTGGCGGCGCATCCTCGTCCTCGTCGCGCGGCCGGGCGATACGGCCCACGCGATGATAGATTTCGCGACGAGACTCGCCGGTCGCAGCGGTATCGTCAGCGTCACGACGTGCATCGCGAAGGAAGTCGAACGCCGCGCCGCCGAAAGCCGACTCGCGAACCTCGTCGAGACGGCGGAGGGACCGATAGAGACGCGCGTATCGCGGTCGGACGTGTCGTCGTTCGTCCGCGCCAACGCGTCGGGCTACGACCTCCTCGTCATCGGGTCGAGTCACGAACGGTCCGCCGCCTCGCGGTTCGTCTCCCCGCCCACGTTCCGACGCATCCACGAAGCCGACTGCGACGTCGCCGTGTTCAACCGCGGGAAC
- a CDS encoding ZIP family metal transporter gives MFHGIAGPVVAQASNPSGSVGGLLSNPWFYAAFAAVSLTVGAAVGVWNPPDRGWQAGLLAVGGGSLVVSLAFELFDPAVRNIGEWNASGFFLLGVLAFGGLDILIDHLMNDESEENGVGLWASVTTDGIPENAAMGSLLVGNVSGATAFLFALVVTNGSQSMMSATNMSENRGRDKTFAAWAVTAFVVGGSVMLGYWFIPPLPDFWLGVVRSFAGGAILASLAGEIYPDAYEQAGPVVTLATAAGFLGTFLL, from the coding sequence ATGTTTCACGGCATCGCGGGGCCGGTCGTCGCTCAGGCTTCGAATCCGAGCGGCTCGGTCGGCGGACTACTCTCGAACCCCTGGTTCTACGCCGCGTTCGCCGCCGTTTCGCTCACCGTCGGTGCGGCCGTCGGCGTCTGGAACCCCCCGGATCGGGGGTGGCAGGCGGGACTCCTCGCCGTCGGCGGCGGGTCGCTCGTCGTCTCGTTGGCATTCGAGTTGTTCGACCCCGCCGTCCGGAACATCGGCGAGTGGAACGCGTCGGGATTCTTCCTCTTGGGCGTCCTCGCGTTCGGCGGACTGGACATCCTCATCGACCACCTGATGAACGACGAATCCGAGGAGAACGGGGTGGGTCTGTGGGCGAGTGTGACGACAGACGGCATCCCCGAGAACGCGGCGATGGGGTCGCTGCTGGTCGGGAACGTCTCCGGCGCGACGGCGTTTCTGTTCGCGTTGGTCGTGACGAACGGTTCGCAGTCGATGATGTCCGCGACGAACATGTCCGAGAACCGCGGCAGGGACAAGACGTTCGCGGCGTGGGCGGTGACGGCGTTCGTCGTCGGCGGGTCGGTGATGCTGGGCTACTGGTTCATCCCGCCCCTGCCGGACTTCTGGCTCGGAGTTGTTCGCTCGTTCGCCGGTGGCGCGATACTGGCGTCGCTGGCGGGCGAAATCTACCCCGACGCCTACGAACAGGCGGGTCCGGTCGTCACGTTGGCGACGGCCGCCGGATTCCTCGGGACGTTCCTCCTCTGA
- a CDS encoding carbohydrate kinase family protein, translating to MPRIVCAGHLNWDVLFRVDALPQPDGEATVRDRTASGGGSASNVACGLVDLGAEASLLGSVGDDDHGRTAREQLRSNGVDCDSVVTVPDGETATKYIVVEPSGEVMVLGCAGANEAFDADDLPDAELERADHLHLTSQRPETATELARRAHDAGLTVSFDPGRRIGERAYSTAISTVDYLFLNDREAALALDAFELAEQTLVLKHGPDGAEVRDDGDRIAHPGYPIDAVDTTGAGDAFAAGFIAERTAGADFERALAVANACGAIVSRSPGSLGTLSRDAVRSFLGE from the coding sequence ATGCCCCGTATCGTCTGTGCCGGTCACCTGAACTGGGACGTGCTGTTCCGCGTCGACGCCCTCCCACAACCCGACGGCGAGGCGACCGTCCGCGATAGAACCGCCTCGGGCGGCGGAAGCGCCTCGAACGTCGCCTGCGGACTCGTCGATTTGGGTGCGGAGGCGTCGCTTCTCGGTAGCGTCGGCGACGACGACCACGGCCGGACCGCCCGCGAGCAACTCCGCTCGAACGGCGTCGACTGTGACAGCGTCGTCACCGTCCCCGACGGGGAGACGGCGACGAAGTACATCGTCGTCGAACCGAGCGGCGAAGTGATGGTCCTGGGCTGCGCCGGCGCGAACGAGGCGTTCGACGCCGACGACCTGCCGGACGCCGAACTCGAACGCGCTGACCACCTCCACCTCACGAGTCAGCGACCGGAGACGGCGACGGAACTCGCGCGGCGGGCTCACGACGCCGGACTGACGGTGAGTTTCGACCCCGGCCGACGCATCGGCGAGCGGGCCTACTCGACCGCGATTTCGACCGTCGATTACCTGTTTCTCAACGACCGCGAGGCCGCACTCGCGCTCGACGCGTTCGAGTTGGCCGAACAGACGCTCGTTCTCAAACACGGCCCCGACGGCGCGGAGGTCAGAGACGACGGCGACCGAATCGCACATCCGGGCTACCCCATCGACGCGGTGGACACCACGGGTGCGGGCGACGCCTTCGCCGCGGGGTTCATCGCCGAACGGACCGCCGGTGCCGACTTCGAACGCGCCCTCGCGGTGGCGAACGCCTGCGGCGCGATAGTCTCCCGTTCGCCCGGTTCGCTCGGGACGCTCTCGCGGGATGCGGTCCGGTCGTTCCTCGGCGAGTGA
- a CDS encoding response regulator — MSSEDGRECDPIEILLVEPSPGDTRLFTESFEDAKIRNSIHAVSDGEEALDFVYRRGEHADSPRPDLVLLEPQLPGDDGMAVLSELNNEPLLADVPVVILTSSDLGEEIVKSHGLEADHYIRKPVAPDEFIRFAQSVERFWISIVRRSSTAD, encoded by the coding sequence ATGTCTTCAGAGGACGGACGGGAGTGCGACCCGATCGAAATTCTGTTGGTCGAACCCAGCCCCGGGGACACCCGTCTATTCACCGAATCGTTCGAGGACGCGAAGATCCGAAACAGCATCCACGCCGTCTCGGACGGCGAGGAAGCCCTCGATTTCGTCTATCGACGCGGCGAACACGCGGACAGTCCGCGCCCCGACCTCGTGCTCCTCGAACCGCAGTTGCCCGGCGACGACGGCATGGCGGTGTTGTCCGAGTTGAACAACGAACCGCTACTGGCCGATGTTCCCGTCGTCATCCTCACGAGTTCGGACCTCGGCGAAGAGATAGTCAAGTCGCACGGCCTCGAAGCGGACCACTACATCCGAAAGCCGGTCGCACCCGACGAGTTCATCCGTTTTGCGCAGTCGGTCGAACGGTTCTGGATCTCTATCGTCCGCCGGTCGTCGACGGCCGACTGA
- a CDS encoding zinc-binding dehydrogenase, with protein sequence MDAMVITDFGGTDVFERRDVEKPSPDPTEVLVKVHASSVNPVDTKIRQAGSWAGISPPTVIGYDVSGVVEAVGESVTDFEVGDEVFYTPEIFGEQGSFAEYHVAEESIVARKPSTLSHTEAAALPLAGGTAWEAMVTRGDVGAGETVLIHGAGGVGAHAVQIADAAGAQVVATTSPETVEQTEELGAARAIDYESEDFAAVMNSEFEDPADAVFTTVGGGTLAESAEVTRPHGRMVTILEPEGEWGAAYQKNFTVHMLFLERARHYLDGLRRLVERGQLEPVIDSVVPLEDVAEAHEMVEEGGLTGKVVLDVTA encoded by the coding sequence ATGGACGCGATGGTCATCACCGACTTCGGCGGCACCGACGTCTTCGAACGGCGCGACGTGGAGAAACCCTCTCCGGACCCGACGGAGGTTCTCGTGAAGGTACACGCCTCGTCGGTCAACCCCGTCGACACCAAGATTCGGCAGGCCGGGTCGTGGGCCGGAATCTCGCCGCCGACGGTCATCGGCTACGACGTGTCGGGCGTCGTCGAGGCGGTGGGCGAGTCCGTGACCGACTTCGAAGTCGGCGACGAGGTGTTCTACACGCCCGAGATATTCGGCGAACAGGGGAGTTTCGCCGAGTACCACGTCGCCGAGGAGTCCATCGTCGCGCGGAAACCGTCGACCCTCTCGCACACCGAGGCGGCGGCGCTTCCCCTCGCGGGCGGCACCGCGTGGGAGGCGATGGTCACTCGCGGCGACGTGGGTGCGGGCGAGACGGTGCTGATTCACGGCGCGGGCGGCGTCGGCGCGCACGCCGTCCAGATTGCCGACGCCGCCGGGGCGCAAGTCGTCGCGACGACGAGTCCCGAGACGGTCGAACAGACGGAAGAACTCGGGGCTGCCCGCGCCATCGACTACGAGTCAGAGGATTTCGCGGCGGTGATGAACTCGGAGTTCGAAGACCCGGCGGACGCGGTGTTCACCACCGTCGGCGGCGGCACGTTGGCCGAGAGCGCCGAGGTCACGCGGCCGCACGGCCGGATGGTGACCATCCTCGAACCGGAGGGCGAGTGGGGCGCGGCCTACCAGAAGAACTTCACCGTCCACATGCTGTTTCTCGAACGCGCCCGCCACTACCTCGACGGCCTGCGCCGCCTCGTCGAACGCGGGCAACTCGAACCGGTCATCGACTCGGTGGTACCGCTCGAAGACGTGGCGGAGGCCCACGAGATGGTCGAGGAGGGCGGCCTCACCGGGAAAGTCGTCCTCGACGTCACGGCGTGA